A window from Hallerella porci encodes these proteins:
- a CDS encoding DUF4416 family protein: MALPHQFSENAALIAFVLLPSPEWPAEILSKLTSVFGNIRHLGKLFPFDKTDYYTPEMGSGLFRGVLSFENTVEPQNIGVEKEKSNALELKLAASLEHRKINIDIGYMDLDKVVLPSYKRGPFKLYAGNGLWLDMILHYAKGKFLPTAWAFDDFKRNPYEHDLLLIREKFKKSANKKAGV, from the coding sequence ATGGCACTTCCGCATCAATTTTCTGAAAACGCAGCTTTAATCGCATTTGTCCTTTTGCCGAGTCCCGAATGGCCCGCAGAAATTTTGAGCAAACTCACTTCCGTTTTTGGAAACATTCGCCACTTAGGAAAGCTTTTCCCGTTTGATAAAACCGACTATTACACTCCCGAAATGGGAAGCGGACTTTTCCGCGGCGTTCTTTCGTTCGAAAATACGGTTGAACCGCAAAATATCGGCGTCGAAAAAGAAAAATCCAACGCGCTCGAATTAAAATTAGCGGCTTCTCTCGAACATCGAAAAATCAACATCGACATTGGCTACATGGATTTGGACAAAGTCGTTTTGCCTTCGTATAAACGCGGCCCCTTCAAACTTTATGCGGGGAACGGTCTTTGGCTCGATATGATTTTGCATTATGCGAAAGGAAAATTTCTCCCGACTGCGTGGGCGTTTGACGATTTCAAACGGAATCCGTATGAACACGATTTGCTTTTAATCCGCGAAAAATTCAAG